Genomic segment of Paenibacillus antri:
TTGGTTGGACGTCGAACGCGAGCGCGGCATCTCCGTGCGGGCGGCGACGACGATGTTCCAATGGAACGGCGTCTCGGTCAACGTCGTCGATACGCCGGGCCACGTCGACTTCCTCTCCGAGGTCGAGCGGTCGCTCCGCGTCATGGACGGCGCGGTTCTCATCCTCTCGGCCGTAGAAGGCGTGCAAGCCCAGACCGAAGTGATCTGGCATGCGCTCCGCAAGCTGGGCATCCCGACGATCCTCTACGTCAACAAGATGGACCGCGTCGGCGCCGACGCGGCTCGCGTCCTGAACGATATCCACAAGCACCTGTCGCCGCTCGCGACGCCCGTACAGCAGCCCGTCGGCGCGGCGGAGACGTTCGACGGCGCAAGGGACCTCTGGAACGCCGCCGAACGCGAGCCTGGCGCGATCGAAGCCCGAACGAGGCTGATCGAGAGCGTCGCCCAGACGAGCGAAGCGCTGATGGAGCGGTATTTCGAGGAGGGCGCGCCCGATACCGATACCGGCTTGGCGGCGTGGCGGACGACCTTCCGTTCGCTCGCAAGGTCGAGCGCCTTGTTCCCGGTGCTGTTCGGCGCCTCGAGCAAGGGGATCGGCATCCGCGAGCTGATGGAAGCCATCGCCCTGTACCTCCCCGAGCCCGGCGGCGACGCGTCGGCTCCCGTCTCCGGCGTCGTCTTCAAGATCGAACGCGACAAGACGATGGGACGCATGGCGTACGTCCGCTTATACCAAGGCACGCTTCGCAACCGCGACCCCATCCGCAACCTGACGCTCGGCGCCGACGAGAAGGTAACGCAAATTCGGAAGGTCGACGGGCAGAAGTCGGAGGACGTCGGCGTGCTGACGGCCGGGGACATCGCGGCCGTCTGCGGCCTCCAGCAGGCGCGGATCGGCGACGTGCTCGGCACCGGGGAAGGCGTGCCGGAGGAAGCGAAGCTCGCGGTCCCGCTCCTTACCGTGCAAGTGCATTGGGCGAACGAACAAGACTACCCGCGCGTCGTCGCCGCCCTGCACGAGCTCGCGGACGAGGATCCGCTGCTGTCCTTGCAGTGGCTGCAGGAAGAGCGGGAGCTCCATCTGAAGGTAATGGGGCCGATCCAGCTCGAAATTTTGTCCCGCTTGCTCGAGAGCCGCTTCGGCCTTTCCGTGACGTTCGGGCAGCCGTCCGTCATCTACAAGGAGACGCTCCGCGGCGCCGGAGAAGGCTTCGTCGCGTACACGATGCCGAAGCCGTGCTGGGCGATTCTGCGCTTTAAGATGGAGCCGCTGCCTCGAGGGGCCGGCTTGCGATACGACGCGCAGGTGCGCACCGAAGACTTGCTGCCGCAGTACCAGAACGAGGTCGCCCGACGCGTCCCCGAAGCGCTGCAGCAAGGCTTGTACGGGTGGGAGGTCGTCGACGTGGGCATCAAGCTCGTCGAAGGGCAGCACCACGTCTGGCACACGCATCCGCTCGACTTCGTCGTCGCCACCCCGATGGGCATCATGGACGGCCTGAACCGGATCGGCACGAAGCTGCTCGAGCCGATGCTCCGCTTCCGGCTGACCGTGCCCGAAGAGTTCGGGGGCAAGGTGATGAACGATCTCGTCCTCATGCGCGCGACGTTCGAAGCGCCGGAGCCGCACGGCGACCGAATGACGATTCACGGCCGCGTGCCCGTGGCGACGTCGCTCGAATACGCGGTCAAGCTCGGGTCGATGACCAAGGGCCGCGCCGCGCTGTCCACGTTCTTCGACGGCTACGAGGAGTGTCCGCCGGACGTTCGGGCGGAGCGCCCGCGCCGCGGCGTCAATCCGCTCGACACCGCGAAGTACATTCTCAGCGTCCGGAACGCGCTGTCGTCATCCTAATCAGCTATAAGCCCTTGCACCAGAACGTGTTGACGAACGCGGTGCGGAAGCCGGCCTTTTCCATATTGGCATGACTGGGCGTGCCGAAGACGACGTCCGTATAGACGGCCTTCGCGCCGAGGCGAGCGGCGTCCGCAAGCCTTCTGCGGATCAAGGCGGTCTGGCAGCCGCGCCCCCGGTACGCGTCGAACGTATAATCGTTGGCGAGGTACGCCTCGGCGCCGTGCAGGAACAACGACGCCATCGCGGCGGGCCGGCCGTCGATTTCGATCATGTAATTGCGGAAATGCGGCTGCCGAAAATACCCCTTCGTCCGCTCGATCGTCGCATCCGCGATGGACTGCCCCGGCGAAGACGCTTCGATCCAGCGGATGAACGTCTCCGCCGCGCGCTCGGTCACCAGACGGATGTCGAACGGGCTTGCCGTCACCGCCCCACCCTCTTCCGCCGCTTCGGACGGCTCCGCCGCCAAGAACGCGAGCTGCTCCGCCGGGAGGAAGCCCGCGTCGGCCAACGCGCGGCTCGCCTCCGGTCCCATGCGGTCCGGCGTCATGTCGAAGCAAGGCGCGGCCTCGCTGTCCGGGTAGCGGGCCAAGATCTCCTGCAGCCTTGGAACGTCGCCGGCGCCGAACCCTTTGATTCGGTTATAGTACATCGAGTGCGGGTCCGTCCGATCCCGAAGCAGGACGCACCCACCCAGCTCGATCGCTTCGACCTGCCGCTCCGTCGGCGTAAGGGAACGTCGAGCGTTCCACTTCGTCAGCTCGAGCTCCATCCGTTCGATGTCCGCTTGCAATTCCAGAGGTTTCTTATTAGCGTTCAATCGTTTCCGTCATCCTTCCTTCACCGCTCTTGCAGCCGCCTCCATCGCGCCGACGACGCGGTCGCACCACGCATCGAATTCGGGGTCCTCTTGTTGAAGCTCCGGATGCTCCAAGATGTTCCGGATCGTCGCCTTAAGCCCTTGATCGAGCCGCGTCGTCGCCACGAAGTCCGGCACGAGCCGCTTCAGCTTCGCGTTGTCGAAGACGACCGAGTTCGCCTTGTCGCCGAGCAGGCCGCCCCGATAATCGATGTCGCCGCACTCCGCGAGAAACTCGGACGCCACGTGCACCGCGCGAAGCTCGACGCCGAGACTGTCCGCGATAATCTCGTAAATCTGATTCCACGTCACCGTCTCGTCCGACGTGATGTGCACCGACTCTCCGATCGCGTGAATGTTGCCCATAAGCCCGATGAAGCCCTTCGCGAAGTCGCTGTTATGCGTCATCGTCCAGAGCGACGTCCCGTCCCCGTGGATAATGACCGGCTTGTTCTCCAACATTCGCTTGGCGACCTGCCAGGTCCCCTTGCGTCCGTGAACGCCGAGCGGAATGGAGCGCTCGTCGTACGTATGGCTCGGCCGGACGATCGTGATCGGGAAGCCGTCTTCCCGATACATCTTCACGAGATATTCTTCGCAGGCGATCTTGTTGCGGGAATACAGCCAATACGGATTGGATAAGGGCGTGCCTTCGGTAATGCGATAGTCGGACAGCGGCGTCTGATACGCCGAAGCCGAGCTGATGAACATGAACTGCTTCGTCTTTCCGGCGAACAAGCGGTAGTCCCGCTCCAGCTGGGCCGGCTCGAACGCGATGAAGTCGGCCACGACGTCGAAGCGCATGCCGTCGATCAAGCCGGCGACCTGCGCTTCGTCGTTGATGTCGGCCGTCAGCGCACGAACGCCGTCCGGCAGCCGGTCGTTCCGGCGGCCGCGATTGATCACATACAACTCGTGCCCTTGCTCCGCCAACTGTCTCGTTATCGCGGAGCTGATCGTTCCCGTGCCTCCGATAAACAGCGCTTTCATAAACCCGCCTCCGTAGAATCGTTATAGGTAAGGCGAAACGAGTGTTATACCCGCTCCGCCCATTGTTCCGCGTTGCTCCAATCCTTCGCCTTCCACCGCAGAACGTCCGGGTTCGCCATCGAGATGATTTCCTTCGCGAACTCGAGCCGTTCGATCTCGGTCATCGGACGGAAGCTTCTCGCGACCGCCAGATTGTTCTCCAGCTGCTCCATCGACTCCATCCCGATAATCGCCGTAGCGATCGGCAGCGACCACGTATACCGCAGCGCCTTCTCGTACCATGACGCCAGCCGCCCAAGGCCGATGACCTTCATGCCGACGACCGCGACGCCCTTCTCGTTCGCTCTCGGGACGAACTCGTGCGCGAAGCTGTAGATGAACTGATCCGCCGCGGAGAGGGCGACCAGCGCGCTGTCGAACGGAAATCGCTCGATCGCCTCGAGCTGCACGCTCGGATTCGTGTGCCCGCTGATGCTGATATGCCGGATGACGCCCTGCTCCTTGGCCTCGACGAGCGCCTGCAGCGCGCCGTCTTTCGCGAAGCAGGCGTCGAGCTGCTCCATCGTCCGCACGTCGTGCAGCCGCCACTCCTCGACATGGTCCGTCCGCAGCCGCTTAAGGCTGCCCTCGAGGGAGCGCCACGAGCCGTCCCGCGTCCGGTCGATCGTCTTGGTCGCGATCCACGCCCGGTCCCTGCGCTCCCCGAACGACTTCCCGAGCCGCTCCTCCGATTGCCCGTCGGAGTAGATCGGCGCCGTGTCGAAATAAGTGATTCCCTCGTCGATCGCCCGGTTCACGATCCGGATCGCTTCTTCCTCGCCGCAGCCGTGATCGTCGACGATCCGCTGCGCGCCGAAGCTCAAAATCGGGAACGACGCGCCGGTGTTCCCGAAGGCCCTCTTTTCCATCGAAGCCCCTCCCCTATGTTTTCGGAAAATGGTTACGATTGTAAATATGCCTTCCATCCGAGCAAAATATCCCGCCACAGCCGAACGATGGTTTAATTTTCTTGCGTTATGTATTCTCCATCGGCGGCTCCGGTTCCTTCCGACGGCCGTTCGGTTGTCACGCTTGCCCGTCTGTGTCACAATCGGAGGAGCAACGATTTTCTGTATATAAAGAGGAGCTGGATACCAACCCATGAGAACGATTCCGTTAGGACAGAGCTCGTTACAGGTGCCGGTCGTCGCCGTCGGCTGCATGCGCATCACGTCCCTCGATAAGGCCGGAGCGGAACGCTTCGTGCGAACGGCGATGGAGGAAGGGGCGAACTTCTTCGACCACGCGGACATCTACGGAGGGGGAGCTTGCGAGGAGCTGTTCTCCGATGCGATCGGAATGAACGCTTCGGTGCGGGAAGGGATGATCCTGCAATCGAAGTGCGGCATCCGCAAGGGAATGTTCGACTTCTCCAAGGAGCATATCTTGACTTCGGTGGACGGCATCCTGAAGCGGCTGAAGACTGAATATCTAGACGTCCTGCTGCTGCATCGTCCGGACGCGCTGGTCGAGCCGGAGGAAGTCGCCGAGGCGTTCGATACGCTGGAGCGCTCGGGCAAGGTGCGCCACTTCGGCGTCTCGAACCAAAATCCGATGCAAATCCAGCTGCTGCGGAAATTCGTGAAGCAGCCGATCGTCGCGAACCAACTGCAGCTCAGCATCACGAACGCCACGATGATCTCGAGCGGAATCAACGTCAATATGGAAAATGCGGCCGCCGTCAACCGCGACGGCAGCGTACTCGACTTCTGCCGGCTGAACGACATCACCATTCAGCCATGGTCGCCGTTCCAATACGGCTTCTTCGAGGGCGTCTTCCTCGGCAACGAGAAGTTCCCGGAGCTGAATCGGAAGATCGACGAGGTCGCGGCGGCGTACGGCGTGACCAATACGACGATCGCCATCGCGTGGCTGCTCCGCCATCCGGCGCGCATGCAGCCGGTTCTCGGCACGATGAATGTCGACCGTCTGCGGGATTGCCTCAAGGCCGCAGACATTACGTTGACCCGCGAGCAGTGGTACGACATCTACCGCGCCGCGGGGAACGTACTGCCGTAAGCTGCATCCGAACCTCGAAAAGAACCTCCCGTCCGATCAAGACGGGAGGTTCTTCGCGTTCGCTCGTACCTTTCGACGCGGTTGTCCGCTTTATTCCGAATCGTCTTCCTCGACGAACGCCTTCAACGCGATCAGCTTGTTGTCCCAATAGCGATCGAAGTACGCCAGCCATCGGTGAAGGTCTCGCAGCGGATCCGGCTGCAGTCTATACCGGGTCTCCCGTCCGACCTTCCGGTTGCTGACGAGTCCTGCGTCCGTGAGAACGTGCAGATGCTTGTTGACGGCCGTTCGGCTGATCGGGAAGTGCTCCGCGATGCGCGAGATGGGCAGCTCCTTGTCCGTCTCCGCGAGCAGCGTCAGCATGCTGCGGCGGGTCGAATCGGCGACCGCCTGAAATACGTCGTGCCTAGCCTCCGCAGCCGGCATCTTACGCCTCGACGTAAGCGGGCAGCGCCTCGGCGACGATCTTCTCCCAGCCGTTGTCCATGATGCCGCGAACGACCGCGTGCGGCTGTCCGAATTCCGTCGTCTTCGCCGGGTCCCAGCCGGAGTGAATCAAGGTGAACTCCGTCTTGCCGTCGACTTCTTTCAACTCGAACGTAAGATGCCATTCCGCTCCCCAGTCGAAGCCGACGCGGTGCGGAGGATCGATCTCCGTCACCTTGCAGGGCGAATCGCCGAACGGGCCCGCGTGAAGAATGAAGTCCTTCCCGACGACCGGCTCGAACGTATTGGGCATCCACCAGCCGGCGATCCCCTCCGAGGTGGCGATCGCCTTCCACGCTTTCTCGATCGGGACGTTGAGGACGACGGTCTTGCGGATGTCTGGAATCGTATCTTGAGATTGCATGCGAATAACCTCCGTCATTTTTATAACACCTTTTGGTTTCACAATTAATATAACACCATTAGGTGCTATATTGTCAAGGCTCTATCCCCTTACTCCCCTTAGTTTGCCCCGCTGCCTATTCCCAATGAATAAATCGTCTGCCTCCGCAATAGGGTTAAAATAATAATTTTCTTCTTGTAATTCCGTCGTTTGTTTCCTATTATGAAAAGTGCATTTTTGTCATTTGTTGTCGGAAGCTGTTGGAAGCGAAAAATGATATGGGCGGTGCGGAATGGTTCAAGAAAGAAATATCGGGTTGGCGGTCGTCCTGACCCTGGTGACCTGCGGGATTTATGGAATTTATTGGTTTATCGTCCTGACCAACGACGTCGGGCGAGTAAGCGGGGACCCCTCCTTCACAGGGGGCAAGCATTTCCTGCTGAGCATCGTGACTTGCGGCATCTGGAGCATTATCTGGTCTTACCAAGCCGGCAAGCTCGTCGAGTCGGCGCAACGGCAACGGGGCCTCCCGGGTTCGGACAATTCGGTGCTC
This window contains:
- a CDS encoding GNAT family N-acetyltransferase, which translates into the protein MNANKKPLELQADIERMELELTKWNARRSLTPTERQVEAIELGGCVLLRDRTDPHSMYYNRIKGFGAGDVPRLQEILARYPDSEAAPCFDMTPDRMGPEASRALADAGFLPAEQLAFLAAEPSEAAEEGGAVTASPFDIRLVTERAAETFIRWIEASSPGQSIADATIERTKGYFRQPHFRNYMIEIDGRPAAMASLFLHGAEAYLANDYTFDAYRGRGCQTALIRRRLADAARLGAKAVYTDVVFGTPSHANMEKAGFRTAFVNTFWCKGL
- a CDS encoding aldo/keto reductase, with translation MEKRAFGNTGASFPILSFGAQRIVDDHGCGEEEAIRIVNRAIDEGITYFDTAPIYSDGQSEERLGKSFGERRDRAWIATKTIDRTRDGSWRSLEGSLKRLRTDHVEEWRLHDVRTMEQLDACFAKDGALQALVEAKEQGVIRHISISGHTNPSVQLEAIERFPFDSALVALSAADQFIYSFAHEFVPRANEKGVAVVGMKVIGLGRLASWYEKALRYTWSLPIATAIIGMESMEQLENNLAVARSFRPMTEIERLEFAKEIISMANPDVLRWKAKDWSNAEQWAERV
- a CDS encoding SRPBCC family protein; the encoded protein is MQSQDTIPDIRKTVVLNVPIEKAWKAIATSEGIAGWWMPNTFEPVVGKDFILHAGPFGDSPCKVTEIDPPHRVGFDWGAEWHLTFELKEVDGKTEFTLIHSGWDPAKTTEFGQPHAVVRGIMDNGWEKIVAEALPAYVEA
- a CDS encoding GTP-binding protein, which encodes MNSTPPSPSRRNVGIFAHVDAGKTTTTEHLLYESGRIRALGDVDRGTASTDWLDVERERGISVRAATTMFQWNGVSVNVVDTPGHVDFLSEVERSLRVMDGAVLILSAVEGVQAQTEVIWHALRKLGIPTILYVNKMDRVGADAARVLNDIHKHLSPLATPVQQPVGAAETFDGARDLWNAAEREPGAIEARTRLIESVAQTSEALMERYFEEGAPDTDTGLAAWRTTFRSLARSSALFPVLFGASSKGIGIRELMEAIALYLPEPGGDASAPVSGVVFKIERDKTMGRMAYVRLYQGTLRNRDPIRNLTLGADEKVTQIRKVDGQKSEDVGVLTAGDIAAVCGLQQARIGDVLGTGEGVPEEAKLAVPLLTVQVHWANEQDYPRVVAALHELADEDPLLSLQWLQEERELHLKVMGPIQLEILSRLLESRFGLSVTFGQPSVIYKETLRGAGEGFVAYTMPKPCWAILRFKMEPLPRGAGLRYDAQVRTEDLLPQYQNEVARRVPEALQQGLYGWEVVDVGIKLVEGQHHVWHTHPLDFVVATPMGIMDGLNRIGTKLLEPMLRFRLTVPEEFGGKVMNDLVLMRATFEAPEPHGDRMTIHGRVPVATSLEYAVKLGSMTKGRAALSTFFDGYEECPPDVRAERPRRGVNPLDTAKYILSVRNALSSS
- a CDS encoding ArsR/SmtB family transcription factor, with the protein product MPAAEARHDVFQAVADSTRRSMLTLLAETDKELPISRIAEHFPISRTAVNKHLHVLTDAGLVSNRKVGRETRYRLQPDPLRDLHRWLAYFDRYWDNKLIALKAFVEEDDSE
- a CDS encoding SDR family oxidoreductase, producing the protein MKALFIGGTGTISSAITRQLAEQGHELYVINRGRRNDRLPDGVRALTADINDEAQVAGLIDGMRFDVVADFIAFEPAQLERDYRLFAGKTKQFMFISSASAYQTPLSDYRITEGTPLSNPYWLYSRNKIACEEYLVKMYREDGFPITIVRPSHTYDERSIPLGVHGRKGTWQVAKRMLENKPVIIHGDGTSLWTMTHNSDFAKGFIGLMGNIHAIGESVHITSDETVTWNQIYEIIADSLGVELRAVHVASEFLAECGDIDYRGGLLGDKANSVVFDNAKLKRLVPDFVATTRLDQGLKATIRNILEHPELQQEDPEFDAWCDRVVGAMEAAARAVKEG
- a CDS encoding DUF4234 domain-containing protein translates to MVQERNIGLAVVLTLVTCGIYGIYWFIVLTNDVGRVSGDPSFTGGKHFLLSIVTCGIWSIIWSYQAGKLVESAQRQRGLPGSDNSVLYLVLTIFGLGIVTYALVQADVNKLA
- a CDS encoding aldo/keto reductase yields the protein MRTIPLGQSSLQVPVVAVGCMRITSLDKAGAERFVRTAMEEGANFFDHADIYGGGACEELFSDAIGMNASVREGMILQSKCGIRKGMFDFSKEHILTSVDGILKRLKTEYLDVLLLHRPDALVEPEEVAEAFDTLERSGKVRHFGVSNQNPMQIQLLRKFVKQPIVANQLQLSITNATMISSGINVNMENAAAVNRDGSVLDFCRLNDITIQPWSPFQYGFFEGVFLGNEKFPELNRKIDEVAAAYGVTNTTIAIAWLLRHPARMQPVLGTMNVDRLRDCLKAADITLTREQWYDIYRAAGNVLP